The DNA segment ACGGTATACGCGACGATGACGCGTACTTCTGCACGCCGCGCGACCGCAATCCATCGTGCCCGCACAGTAACGAGCGGGGATACGTCAACCACACGATCGATGCGCCGAACCTTGCAACGCAACTCCAGTCCGCGGGCCTCACGTGGAAGAACTACGATGAGTCGCTCCCGGCTCCAGGGTCGCTCGCCGTCGTGGCGGCCGATCGTCACGCTCGCAACGTCCCGCCGGCGCTCGTGGTCTATGCATCGAAGCACTCGGGCTTCATCAACTTCCTCTCCGTCCAGGCAGATCCGCATCGAGCGCAGCACATCGTCGGCTTCGATCGGCTCTACGCGGATCTGCGCAGCGGGACGGTGCCGAACTTTTCGTTGGTCATCCCGAACATTTGTGACGAGATGCACGGCGCGGGCACGTCCCAGACGCCGCAGGACTGCAACTACAATCGTCTCGGCCGGCTTATCCATCGCGGCGACGAGACCGCCGGCGACTTGGTCCACCGGATCATGGCGTCGCCCATCTGGCGCGCGAAGGAGAATGCGGCGATCGTGATCACGTTCGACGAGAACGACGACTGGTCGTTCGTCGGCTGTTGCGGAAACGATCCGCGCGATCCGGCGAATAGGGGCGGCGGTCACATTCCGACGATCGTGGTGACGAATCACGGTCCTCGTCATGCGATCGACCCGACGCCGTACAGCCACTACTCGTTGCTGCGCACGATCGAAGATGCCTTCGGCATCCACGCGTACTTGCGCCGGGCTGCGGCGCCGGGCGTTCGCCCGATGCTGCCGCTCTTTCGCTCCGCCGCTGGGTACTGAAGCAGGAAGGTAGTACCTTTCGCGTAACGCACGAGGTATTGTGCCGACCGAGGATCTTCGTATTGAAACCAGCGCCGAGAACGGCGGGGAGACGCTGCTCTTTCGCCTCTCCGGTAGCCTCGACGTGGCAACGTCCGCCCAAATGAAACAAGCGCTAGCTCAAGCGGCGACCGAAGGCCATGGCGACGTCGTCGTCGATCTCACGCGCGTCGAGTTCCTCGACTCGACGGGCCTCGGCGCGCTCATCGGAGCCCACCGGCGCGCGCTAGAAGCAGGGGGGCGCGTCGGGCTCATCGTCAAGGAGGGTCCGATCTCGCGTCTCCTCGCGATCACCGGTCTGTCGCGCGTCTTTACGCTCTACTCGTCACTGGGTGACGCGCTCGGTCACATAGCCGCCGTCGAGTAACTCGACGACGTGGCGGACCTGCACCGCAGAGCCCGTCGCGCGCAGGCCCGCGCCAACCTGCATCGCACATCCAGGATTCGCCGTCGCGACGATGCTCGCTCCGGTTTGGACGATCGCGTCGATCTTGCGCCGTTGCAGGCGGCGCGCCATCGCCGGCTGCGTAAGATTGTAGATGCCGGCACTGCCGCAGCAGATTGCGCTTTCACGCATCTCCACGAGGCGAAGACCGGGAACCATAGCGAGCAGCCTGCGCGGTGCGGCCGTGATGCGTTGGGCGTGTGCGAGGTGGCACGGCTCCTGATAGGTGACGGCCGCATCGAGCACGAGCGTGGGAGCAGGTAGCTCCACTGCGTCGAGGACTTCGACGGCGTCACGAACGCGGGATGAGAAACGCTCCGCCCGCGCGTGCCACGAGTCGTCGCGCGAGAACCATGCCGGATACTCCTTGAGCGCCGAGCCGCAACCCGCCGCATTCACCACGTAGACGTCTGCGCCGGAGCGCTCGAATGCGGCGATGTTTTTGCGCGCCATCTCGCGTCCCAAGTCGGGCTCACCGGCGTGCACCGCGATCGCGCCGCAGCATCCTTGATCGCTCGGCACGACGACGTTCAAACCTCCCCGGCCGAGCATACGAACCGTGGCCTCGTGCACGGACGGAAAGGCGACGTGCATCACGCAGCCGGTGTGAAGAAACGCCGTGCCTTGCGCGTGCGACACGTCGAAGCGTTGGCCGCGCGCAACGAATGCGCGCGCAGGTATACGCGGCGCGAGGGCTGCGAGATCGCGCATGCCCAGGGCGGAGGCGAGCGCCCCAAGCCCGGTCGCCTGCGCAACGCGCAGCATCGCAGCGACGGCGCGCATCGTGCCGAGGCGCGTAAAGAGCAGACGCAACGCGAGGCTCCGAACGGCCTTCGCCGCGAGTCCGTCGGTCGCAGCCTGCGCGCGGCGGATCTGCGCGCGTGCCGGCTCGATCAATCGTCCGTATTGGACGCCCGACGGACAGACGGCCTCACACGCGCGACAGTCGAGGCACTCGGACATCTGTTCGACGAATCCGGGGCTGAGAAGATCGAGCTGGCCCTCGCCCACAGCGCGAATCAGGCTGATGCGGCCGCGCGGGCCAGAAGTCTCTGTGGAGGTTTCGAGATAGGTAGGGCAGCTCTGCAGACAGAGGCCGCACCGGATGCACGTATCGTACGCGGCCGCGTCCGGAGCGTCGCTTCCGGTAAAACCCCGTACGACCGCCTCAGCCATCGCCTCTCTCTTCTACGCGCCGCTCGCCGCGCCCGCAGAGGAGAAGGTGCGTTTCGAGGCTCCGACGTTTTCGAAAAAGCCACGGATGGCGTACTTCCTTTGAAGTTTCGAAAAAAAGCGGCACCGCAGGAGCAATCATGGACGATTGCGCCGAGCGTCTCGAGCGCGGATGAGGTCGGCTTTTCGAAGCAGGGTTAGGGAGCTAGAGTTTCACGTCCTCGCGGCGCTCGGCGAGCGGGACGTACTTCACCCCTCGCGCCCCGACGTAGTTCGCGCGCGGCCGCATGAGCTTGTTGTCCGCGTACTGCTCCATGACGTGCGCGCACCAGCCGGCGACGCGGCTGATCGCGAAGACGGGCGTGAAGTACGCCGTGGGAATCCCGAGCGTGTAGTACACCGACGCGGAGTAGAGATCGACGTTCGGATAGAGCTGCTTGGCATTCCAGACCGCCTGTTCCATGCGCTCGGTCATCTCGACCCACGTGGTCGTCCCAGCGGCGGCACCGACTTCTTTGGCGATGCGCTTGAGTTCGGTGGCGCGGGGATCGTACGCCTTGTAGACGGCATGGCCGAAGCCCATGATCTTCTCGTGCGCGGCGAGCTTGCGGTTCACCCAGTCGTCGACCTTCGCCATCTCGCCGATCTCCAAGAGATTATGAATGACGCCCTCGTTGGCTCCGCCGTGAAGCGGACCCTTGAGCGCGCCGATCGCCGACGTGACGGCGGAGTACATGTCCGAGAGCGTCGACGCCGTCACGATTGCCGCAAAGGTCGACGCGTTCATGCCGTGATCGGCGTGCAGGATCAGCGAGACATCGAGGACGCGCGCAGCCTGCGCGTCGGGCATCGTTCCCGTGAACGTATAGAGGAAGTTCGCGGCGGTATCGGCGGCAGGGTCGGGAGCGACGGGCTCGAGCCCTTGCGAGATCCTGTAGTAGGCGGCGAGGATCGAGGGGAAAAGCGCCGTCAGCGTCAGCGCCTTTTCGATTTGTGCCTCGCGGGACATGTCGTTGACGTTTGGGTCAAAGAGCCCAAGCGCCGAGACGGCCGTGCGCAGGGCGTCCATGGGCGTGCCGTCATGCGGTAGCTCGCGAAGAACGGCGACGAGCTTCTGCGGGAGCGCCCGGCGTTTGCTCAGATTGGCGCGGAACGCATCCAGGGTTGCCTTCGACGGCAGGCTGTCGAACCACAGCAGGTACGCAACCTCCTCGAAGGTCGACCAGCGGGCGAGATCGTGGATATCGATCCCGCGATAGATCAGTTCGCCCTTCTCGCCGTTGATCGACGAGAGGCGCGTGTCGCCGACGACGGCGTCGCGCAGGCCGGTCTGTCCCATGGGTTGTGGGGCGCTCACCACGTCGTTCATATTCATTCCCCCCGCGTGCTGTGCATGCCGGGGTCTCCTATCGCTCCTAAGAGTGGCCGCTCGGCGTCCGGCCGCGCCATGACTTTTCACGCCCACGAGTTCGTTCCCATGCAGGAGAGCCTTGCCTCGGAGGACGGCCGAAGCGCGGCGCAGTAATGCGCCGCTCGACATGAGGAAAAAAGTAACGATCGTAGGCGCCGGTAACGTCGGCGCCACCACAGCGCACTGGCTCGCGGCAAAAGAGCTGGCGGACGTCGTTCTCGTCGACGTCATCGAGGGCGTTCCCCAGGGGAAGGCGCTCGATCTGCTCGAGGCGATGCCCGTCGAGAGGAGCGACGTTTCGGTCGTCGGCAGCAACGATTACGGACCGACGGACGGCTCCGATATCGTCGTCATCACGGCCGGATTTCCACGCAAGCCGGGCATGAGCCGCGACGATCTCGTCCGCGCGAACGCGGAGATCGTCGGAGCCGCCACAAAGGAGGCTGTCAAGCGCTCGCCGGGGTGCATCTTGATCGTCGTCACCAACCCGCTCGACGCCATGTGCGAGGTCGTGCGGCGCGTCAGCAGGTTTCCACGCGAGCGCATACTCGGGATGGCGGGCGTGCTCGACTCCGCTCGATTCTCTACGTTCGTCGCGATGGAGCTGGGAGTGAGCGTCGATAACGTCCAGACGTTCGTTCTCGGCGGCCACGGCGACCAGATGGTGCCGTTGCCGCGCTATTCGACGGTGGCCGGAGTGCCGATCATCGAGCTGCTCGATGCAGCGACGATCGCGCGCCTCGTGGAACGCACGGCGAAAGGCGGCGGCGAGATCGTCAATCTCCTCAAGGCGGGGAGTGCCTACTACGCACCCGGGCGTTCGATCGCTGAGATGGTCGACGCAATCCTGAAGGACAAACACAAGATTCTGCCGTGCGCCGCCTACCTGCAGGGCGAGTACGGAATCCACGACCTCTTCATCGGCGTTCCATGTCGCCTCGGATCGGTCGGCTTGGAGAAGGTTCTCGAGATCCGCCTCACGAGCGAAGAGAGCGCTGCGCTGCACGCCAGTGCCGAAGCGGTAAAATCGCTCGTGAAGGCGCTGCCGTAGCATCTTCGAATACAGGTGGTATGAGCATGGCACCCGGCGGCGAGTTTTTGCCGAGCATCCATGTGAATGTGGCCTCGGTTGCCGGCGGCTATACCGTCGGAAATGCGGCGTTCTTTCACTACATCGTGCGTTTGGCAGAGTTCGACATGCCGCTTTCCGGCGACGACCGTGAAGCGCTCGACGTGCTTGCAGCGATCCCGCACGCGCTCGATCGCGACGAAGACGCTGCGCGGCTCTCTGGGCGCGGTTGGCGCATCGTCCCGGCGCGCGACGATCTCGACTGGGCCGTGCTCGAGGCGACGCCGCAACGCTTGCGCAGCGCACTGGCCCGCGCGCGCAAGATTCTCTGGATGCGCGCGGCCGAGTTCCGCGTCAGCGCGCAGCAGATCGCCTCGATCGAGGACGAGCTCGATGCCGTCGACGGCGTCATCTTGCGAGCAGAGGCTGCCGGCGTCCCGATCAGCGTCTCATACATAGCGTAGACTCCTAGCAGGACCCAGGCCGAAGAGTCGCACGACCCCTTCGCGTAGGCCGTTATGCCCGCGGTCATCGTG comes from the Candidatus Dormiibacterota bacterium genome and includes:
- a CDS encoding STAS domain-containing protein → MPTEDLRIETSAENGGETLLFRLSGSLDVATSAQMKQALAQAATEGHGDVVVDLTRVEFLDSTGLGALIGAHRRALEAGGRVGLIVKEGPISRLLAITGLSRVFTLYSSLGDALGHIAAVE
- a CDS encoding (Fe-S)-binding protein, whose product is MAEAVVRGFTGSDAPDAAAYDTCIRCGLCLQSCPTYLETSTETSGPRGRISLIRAVGEGQLDLLSPGFVEQMSECLDCRACEAVCPSGVQYGRLIEPARAQIRRAQAATDGLAAKAVRSLALRLLFTRLGTMRAVAAMLRVAQATGLGALASALGMRDLAALAPRIPARAFVARGQRFDVSHAQGTAFLHTGCVMHVAFPSVHEATVRMLGRGGLNVVVPSDQGCCGAIAVHAGEPDLGREMARKNIAAFERSGADVYVVNAAGCGSALKEYPAWFSRDDSWHARAERFSSRVRDAVEVLDAVELPAPTLVLDAAVTYQEPCHLAHAQRITAAPRRLLAMVPGLRLVEMRESAICCGSAGIYNLTQPAMARRLQRRKIDAIVQTGASIVATANPGCAMQVGAGLRATGSAVQVRHVVELLDGGYVTERVTQ
- the mdh gene encoding malate dehydrogenase translates to MRKKVTIVGAGNVGATTAHWLAAKELADVVLVDVIEGVPQGKALDLLEAMPVERSDVSVVGSNDYGPTDGSDIVVITAGFPRKPGMSRDDLVRANAEIVGAATKEAVKRSPGCILIVVTNPLDAMCEVVRRVSRFPRERILGMAGVLDSARFSTFVAMELGVSVDNVQTFVLGGHGDQMVPLPRYSTVAGVPIIELLDAATIARLVERTAKGGGEIVNLLKAGSAYYAPGRSIAEMVDAILKDKHKILPCAAYLQGEYGIHDLFIGVPCRLGSVGLEKVLEIRLTSEESAALHASAEAVKSLVKALP
- a CDS encoding alkaline phosphatase family protein, with translation QIVGSGDAPTLNALAREYGNATQFYAETHPSEPNYVAMIGGYTYGIRDDDAYFCTPRDRNPSCPHSNERGYVNHTIDAPNLATQLQSAGLTWKNYDESLPAPGSLAVVAADRHARNVPPALVVYASKHSGFINFLSVQADPHRAQHIVGFDRLYADLRSGTVPNFSLVIPNICDEMHGAGTSQTPQDCNYNRLGRLIHRGDETAGDLVHRIMASPIWRAKENAAIVITFDENDDWSFVGCCGNDPRDPANRGGGHIPTIVVTNHGPRHAIDPTPYSHYSLLRTIEDAFGIHAYLRRAAAPGVRPMLPLFRSAAGY
- a CDS encoding citrate/2-methylcitrate synthase, which gives rise to MNDVVSAPQPMGQTGLRDAVVGDTRLSSINGEKGELIYRGIDIHDLARWSTFEEVAYLLWFDSLPSKATLDAFRANLSKRRALPQKLVAVLRELPHDGTPMDALRTAVSALGLFDPNVNDMSREAQIEKALTLTALFPSILAAYYRISQGLEPVAPDPAADTAANFLYTFTGTMPDAQAARVLDVSLILHADHGMNASTFAAIVTASTLSDMYSAVTSAIGALKGPLHGGANEGVIHNLLEIGEMAKVDDWVNRKLAAHEKIMGFGHAVYKAYDPRATELKRIAKEVGAAAGTTTWVEMTERMEQAVWNAKQLYPNVDLYSASVYYTLGIPTAYFTPVFAISRVAGWCAHVMEQYADNKLMRPRANYVGARGVKYVPLAERREDVKL